The Candidatus Saccharibacteria bacterium sequence AAATGCCGAACTCACCCGCGTTAACGTAGACGTTGCTGATTACAAAAAACAGCACGCCGAAAAGGTTGCTGCAGACGCGCGTGTTTGGATTGAAGAGGTTCGTAGAACCGGTGACTCGCATATTGCAGATCTTAATGCAGCCGACCGACGCGTTGTTCACCGCGTTGCCGATGAATACGACGATATTCGCACCTTTTCTGAGGGCGAAGGTCGTGACCGCCGAATCGTTATTGTACAAAAGAGCTCCTAGGAGCTCTTTTTAAGTGCGTTCATGTAGATTGCGTGGGTTTGTTTTGCCATACGCTTCCACGAGTATTTTTTAACTTGTTTGGCGCCTTTTTTAATAAGTGATTCACGGAGTGCTTTGCTGGCAAGAATGTCGCCAATAGCACGAGCCATATCGTTGACGTCGAAGGGGTCAAAGTAGTGTGCTGCATCTTCATATATCTCGGGAAGGCATGTCGCCGAGCTACTGGCAACAGGCGCGCCATATCCCATAGCTTCAAGGGCTGGTAGGCCGAAACCTTCCATAATTGAAGGGAATACGTAGGCATCACAGTTCTTAAATAACCAGTCGCGCTGCTCGTCTTCGACAAAGCCGGTAAAATGAATATTTTTATAGCCTTTGCTTTTAAAATACGCTTCGTTCTTAAGGGCACCCGGGGTTTTGCGTCCTACTAAAATAAGACCTAAATCGGGATAGCTTTCAAGAAGCAGCTGATGCGCGTCGCCAAGTCGGCGAATATTTTTGTAATCTGACTGCTGGCCGACATACATAATAAATTTTTTGAATGGGTGCTTGTAGGGCTTGAGCTTGTCAAAAAACACATCAGCCGCCTCGTAGGTACGAGTTATTTTATTCTCGGGAATATGCGAATAGTCCATGTACTCTTTTTTGACATAATCTGTAGGAACGATAATATGTTCGTTCGTTTTTGCGATGCGCTTAAAAAGATAGCGACCCACAAGCTGCTTTGAGTGATACATAAGCCAGTTTTTGTCGGTATTGTACGTCTTTAGTAGGTTAAGATCGTGGACGGTAGTTACTTTTTTGCCACTATATAAAAGCGGTTGTTGTGGCATGCAAAAATGAACAAGATCGGCATTTAATGTATCGAGGAATGCTTTAAATTTCGTTTGCTCTTCGAAAGAATAATTAGCAAAGTCGGCAGCGATAACCTTGAAGTTCTTATTTGAAGGCTTAAAAAAATCAAGGTCTTTTGTTGGAACGAGAATGCTATAGTGATTGGTTTTATCGATTTCTTGCAGGTAATAAACAAGGCGTTCAACGTAGCGGCCAGTAGATGTATTGATAATTCGTGCGTCGATGGCAATATGCATAGTGTTACTATTATACGGTATAATAGAGGGAGTATGCATCAGTTGCTTCGAAATATACATAAGTTCGATATCGAGAGTGATATTGAAAAGAGCGTCCTTGTGAGTGAGCTTTGCCGCAATATAGAGGATAGCGGCTATAAGGTAGTTGAATTGAACGACCAAAAACCTTGGGGTGCGTATATTCGTATCGACAGCACTCAGGCGGACGAATTTGTAAACGAGTTCTTCCCTGGCCTTACGCCGATCCAGGCGAGGTTAGGTGTAGAAGCCGCCGAACTGAGCCCGAAGATTCTTATTGTAGCACCTGGCCAGCGCCTCAGCTGGCAGTATCATAACCGCCGAGCAGAACGGTGGGCATTTTTAACCGATGGCCATTACCATAAAAGCGCTTCAGATGAGCAGGGCAATCCTATCGCGGTGACCGCCGGGCATGTTATTCAGTTCGCAAAGGGCGAGCGGCATCGTTTGGCCGGCATGAAAGACACATACACGATTGTGGCCGAAATTTGGCAGCATACCGACAAAAATGACCTCTCTAATGAGGATGATATTATTCGCCTTGCAGACGATTACGATCGTTGATTTGGCTGCTTTGTAAAAACAACCCGTGAGTACATGGTGTAATTCCACACGAGCGACACAACCGTCGCAACGAGTTTTGCAATCAGAAGTGTGAGGTTATCTGGAATTCTTAGCCCGCTAAAGGCTGCGGTCACAACATAAATAACGACGGTTTGTAACACCCAAAGGCCAAAAAGCGTTATGGCGACAAAGAATACTATTTCGCGAACAATATTAGTGTCGGTTGTTTTGAACGTATATTTTTTATTGGCAAAAAAGCTAAAACAAAACGCAGCAGTTGTAGAAATGATGTTAGATGTAATAACGGGTAGGCCGAAAGATCGTAGAAGAAACAAAAGGCCAAAGTCGATCGCGGTATTGAGGCCGCCAACAAGTACGAACCTCATTTTTTGTGAGTTATTTTTCATCACTTGGGTGATATTCCTCTACGAAATACAGCGGACGGTTTTTTGTTTCGTTAAAAATACGGCCAATATATTCGCCAATAACCCCCAGGGAAAGTAGCTGCACGCCACCGAGGAACAGAATAGCGGCCATCATAGATGGATACCCGGCGAGGTCGGTGCCGAAGAACAATGTACGAATAACAAGGTAAAGCATGTAGGCGAAGGCAAAAAACGAAACAACAAGCCCTGTATAGGTAGAAAAACGCAATGGCGATGTTGTGAAAGATACAATGCCTTCAATAGCGAGATCGACGAGCTTGAAATAGTTCCATTTGGTTTCACCGGCTACCCTAGGATCGCGGTTATAGGTAATTTCTTTCTTTTTGTAGCCAATCCAGCTAAACATGCCTTTGGTGTAGCGCTGACTTTCGCGTATTTGGCGTAGTGCGTCAACGCAGCGCCTATCAAGAAGGCGGAAGTCGCCCGTATCTTGCTGGATAGGAATTCGGGTTGATTTTTGTAAGACCTTATAAAAGGTTTTAGAGGTTATTTTCTTTAACCAAGTTTCACCCTTTCGGCTGGTGCGTCGCGCGTAGACATCGTCGTAGCCTTGTTCCCAAAGCTGGATCATTTGCGGGATAAGCTCTGGCGGATCCTGCAAATCGGCATCGATGATTACTGTTGCGTCGCCGGTGACGTGGTCGAGGCCGGCAATCATGGCCGTTTCTTTACCAAAGTTGCGCGAAAGATTGACATAGGCAATGCGATGATCGTTTTCGGCGTAGGTTTTGATTATTTCGAGCGTTTTATCGCGGCTTCCGTCGTTGACAAAAAGGAATTCAAAATCGTAATCGACCGTTTCGCCGGCAAGTTTAT is a genomic window containing:
- a CDS encoding glycosyltransferase family 4 protein, whose amino-acid sequence is MHIAIDARIINTSTGRYVERLVYYLQEIDKTNHYSILVPTKDLDFFKPSNKNFKVIAADFANYSFEEQTKFKAFLDTLNADLVHFCMPQQPLLYSGKKVTTVHDLNLLKTYNTDKNWLMYHSKQLVGRYLFKRIAKTNEHIIVPTDYVKKEYMDYSHIPENKITRTYEAADVFFDKLKPYKHPFKKFIMYVGQQSDYKNIRRLGDAHQLLLESYPDLGLILVGRKTPGALKNEAYFKSKGYKNIHFTGFVEDEQRDWLFKNCDAYVFPSIMEGFGLPALEAMGYGAPVASSSATCLPEIYEDAAHYFDPFDVNDMARAIGDILASKALRESLIKKGAKQVKKYSWKRMAKQTHAIYMNALKKSS
- a CDS encoding single-stranded DNA-binding protein; translation: NAELTRVNVDVADYKKQHAEKVAADARVWIEEVRRTGDSHIADLNAADRRVVHRVADEYDDIRTFSEGEGRDRRIVIVQKSS
- a CDS encoding phosphoheptose isomerase: MHQLLRNIHKFDIESDIEKSVLVSELCRNIEDSGYKVVELNDQKPWGAYIRIDSTQADEFVNEFFPGLTPIQARLGVEAAELSPKILIVAPGQRLSWQYHNRRAERWAFLTDGHYHKSASDEQGNPIAVTAGHVIQFAKGERHRLAGMKDTYTIVAEIWQHTDKNDLSNEDDIIRLADDYDR
- a CDS encoding GtrA family protein, with the translated sequence MKNNSQKMRFVLVGGLNTAIDFGLLFLLRSFGLPVITSNIISTTAAFCFSFFANKKYTFKTTDTNIVREIVFFVAITLFGLWVLQTVVIYVVTAAFSGLRIPDNLTLLIAKLVATVVSLVWNYTMYSRVVFTKQPNQRS
- a CDS encoding glycosyltransferase family 2 protein; the protein is MKHRKKISLLIPAYNEEEALRHLYERLNKLAGETVDYDFEFLFVNDGSRDKTLEIIKTYAENDHRIAYVNLSRNFGKETAMIAGLDHVTGDATVIIDADLQDPPELIPQMIQLWEQGYDDVYARRTSRKGETWLKKITSKTFYKVLQKSTRIPIQQDTGDFRLLDRRCVDALRQIRESQRYTKGMFSWIGYKKKEITYNRDPRVAGETKWNYFKLVDLAIEGIVSFTTSPLRFSTYTGLVVSFFAFAYMLYLVIRTLFFGTDLAGYPSMMAAILFLGGVQLLSLGVIGEYIGRIFNETKNRPLYFVEEYHPSDEK